In Candidatus Sulfurimonas marisnigri, a single genomic region encodes these proteins:
- a CDS encoding type III restriction-modification system endonuclease — protein MKIQFESNLDYQDRAISSIVDIFEGQEVCQSNFSIVRQHSKGQKTTADFDDLGIGNRLELLDDEILTNVQNIQLRNGLPQSKKLNSMDFSIEMETGTGKTYVYLKSIFELNKRYGFTKFIVVVPSIAIKEGTKKTLEITNEHFKTLFDNVNYDSFVYDSSNLEQVRDFATSSDIRIMVINIDAFRKSFSDPSKDTKANIIHRQNDRLNGQRPIEFIASTHPILIIDEPQSVDNTPRAKEAIETLNPLCKLRYSATHIEKFNLMYKLDSIDAYEQQLVKQIEVANVKLEDTSNKPYIRLISVKASPRSAKIEIDVNEKGTTKRKAIAVKDGDDLYEKSNSRDVYSGYTINDIYIEKDKEFIEFSNQESVDLGATIGDVDDDSIKRLQVRKTIEEHLDKELRLNSRGIKVLSLFFIDRVANYRSYDEEGNEVKGKYAEWFEEEFKIISKRRRYNPLFDKIDIDTEAHKIHDGYFAQDKKGRVKDSTGNNADDESAFDKIMKNKEKLLSFSEPLRFIFSHSALKEGWDNPNVFQICTLNETNSVMKKRQEIGRGLRICVNQDGERVRGFDVNTLTVMANESYEDFARALQKEIEDEEGIKFGVIEEHFFANIPVQNEDGTVEYFGATNSENVYRHLQENNYIDSKGKIQDTLRTDIKNNTFEVPEQYATLKAEITAVITKIAGNLNIKNADDKQLITLNKQVFLSEEFKDLWEQIKYKTTYRVNFDVAKLVDECAKHIANDLTVGKIKYLYSKATNKISKVGVEILEGSKKDDFINCDIVDYELPDIVTYLQNETNLTRKNIVDILIKSGKLQDFKNNPQKFIDGAIKIIKKTMSMFIVDGIKYERLGDEFYYAQECFEDQELYGYLSSNMIKNKENKSIYTYTVYDSTIEENFAKSFNENSNVKLFTKLPSWFKINTPLGTYNPDWAVLIEKDNEEKLYFVVESKGSDLGLDIKTAESSKIKCAKKHFAEISSKVELIQSNNFSNLRNHI, from the coding sequence ATGAAAATACAATTTGAAAGCAACTTAGACTACCAAGATAGAGCCATAAGTTCCATAGTTGATATTTTTGAAGGTCAAGAAGTTTGTCAAAGCAACTTTAGTATTGTTAGACAACACTCAAAAGGTCAAAAGACTACGGCAGATTTTGATGACTTGGGTATAGGAAACAGACTTGAACTTTTAGATGATGAGATACTTACTAATGTTCAAAACATCCAACTACGAAATGGACTTCCTCAATCTAAAAAATTGAATAGTATGGATTTTTCAATTGAGATGGAAACAGGCACGGGTAAAACTTATGTTTATCTCAAATCAATTTTTGAGTTAAATAAACGCTATGGTTTTACAAAGTTTATAGTCGTTGTACCCTCTATAGCCATCAAAGAGGGAACGAAGAAAACACTTGAAATAACGAATGAGCATTTTAAAACTCTCTTTGATAATGTCAATTATGACTCTTTTGTCTATGACAGCTCCAACCTTGAACAAGTGCGTGATTTTGCAACTAGCAGTGACATCCGCATAATGGTTATAAATATTGATGCGTTTAGAAAAAGTTTTAGCGATCCAAGTAAAGATACAAAAGCAAATATTATCCATAGACAAAACGATAGACTCAATGGGCAGAGACCTATTGAGTTTATTGCCTCTACACATCCAATTTTAATCATAGATGAGCCTCAGAGCGTCGATAATACTCCAAGAGCAAAAGAGGCTATTGAAACTCTTAATCCTCTTTGTAAGCTACGCTACAGTGCTACACATATAGAGAAATTTAACTTGATGTACAAGCTTGATTCTATAGACGCATATGAGCAACAGCTCGTCAAGCAGATAGAAGTGGCAAATGTAAAACTTGAAGATACTTCTAACAAGCCATATATTAGATTGATAAGTGTCAAAGCAAGCCCAAGAAGTGCCAAAATAGAGATAGATGTGAACGAAAAAGGCACTACTAAAAGAAAAGCTATAGCTGTAAAAGATGGCGACGACCTTTATGAAAAATCAAATAGCAGAGATGTTTATAGTGGCTATACAATCAATGATATTTACATAGAAAAAGACAAAGAGTTCATAGAGTTTTCAAACCAAGAGAGTGTGGACTTAGGTGCTACTATTGGTGATGTTGATGACGACAGCATTAAAAGACTACAAGTGCGAAAAACCATTGAAGAGCATTTAGACAAAGAGCTTCGCTTAAATTCACGAGGGATTAAAGTACTGAGTCTATTTTTTATCGACAGAGTAGCTAACTATAGAAGCTATGATGAAGAGGGGAATGAAGTTAAAGGCAAATATGCCGAGTGGTTTGAAGAAGAGTTCAAGATAATTTCTAAAAGACGACGATACAATCCACTTTTTGACAAGATAGATATAGATACTGAAGCTCATAAAATCCATGACGGATATTTTGCACAAGATAAAAAAGGTCGTGTAAAAGACAGTACTGGAAACAATGCTGATGATGAGAGTGCGTTTGATAAGATTATGAAGAATAAAGAGAAGTTACTTAGTTTTTCAGAGCCTCTACGCTTTATATTTTCGCACAGTGCTTTAAAAGAGGGTTGGGATAATCCTAATGTTTTTCAAATCTGTACCCTTAATGAAACTAACTCTGTAATGAAAAAACGCCAAGAGATAGGTCGTGGACTTAGAATTTGTGTCAATCAAGACGGTGAAAGAGTTAGAGGCTTTGATGTAAACACTTTAACCGTTATGGCAAATGAGAGTTATGAAGATTTTGCAAGAGCACTTCAAAAAGAGATAGAGGATGAAGAGGGTATTAAATTTGGTGTTATTGAAGAGCACTTCTTTGCAAACATTCCAGTGCAAAATGAAGATGGAACAGTAGAGTATTTTGGAGCTACAAATAGTGAGAATGTTTACCGACATCTGCAAGAAAACAACTATATAGATTCTAAGGGAAAAATACAAGATACATTAAGAACGGATATTAAAAACAATACATTTGAAGTTCCAGAGCAATATGCAACACTCAAAGCTGAAATAACTGCTGTAATTACAAAAATTGCAGGTAACCTCAATATCAAAAATGCAGATGACAAGCAACTCATTACGCTCAATAAACAAGTGTTTTTAAGTGAAGAATTTAAAGATTTATGGGAGCAAATAAAATACAAGACTACTTATAGAGTGAATTTTGATGTTGCCAAGCTCGTTGATGAGTGCGCGAAACACATAGCCAATGATTTGACAGTTGGAAAGATAAAATATCTTTACTCAAAAGCTACAAATAAAATATCTAAAGTTGGTGTTGAGATTTTAGAGGGAAGTAAAAAAGACGACTTCATAAACTGCGATATCGTTGATTATGAACTCCCTGATATAGTTACTTATCTACAAAATGAGACTAATCTTACAAGAAAAAATATTGTAGATATCCTTATCAAAAGCGGTAAGCTTCAAGACTTTAAAAACAATCCTCAAAAATTCATAGATGGTGCTATCAAAATCATTAAAAAGACTATGAGCATGTTTATAGTTGATGGCATCAAGTATGAAAGACTAGGTGATGAGTTTTACTATGCTCAGGAGTGTTTTGAAGACCAAGAGCTTTATGGATACTTATCTTCTAATATGATTAAAAATAAAGAGAACAAATCTATCTATACGTATACTGTGTATGACTCAACCATCGAAGAAAACTTTGCCAAATCGTTTAATGAAAACTCAAATGTCAAACTCTTCACAAAACTTCCATCATGGTTTAAAATCAACACGCCACTTGGAACATATAACCCTGACTGGGCAGTACTGATAGAGAAAGACAATGAAGAAAAGCTTTACTTTGTCGTTGAGAGTAAAGGGAGTGATTTAGGATTGGATATAAAAACGGCAGAGTCTTCTAAAATCAAATGTGCTAAAAAACACTTTGCTGAAATATCATCAAAAGTCGAGCTTATTCAGTCGAATAATTTTAGCAATTTAAGGAATCATATTTAG
- a CDS encoding DUF262 domain-containing protein, with product MNYWLLLGSPDKWFGEMSVNNANVNEELLKLDVEEWRVRKEYFKDAKIGDKCVVKISNDTRSIERRTLVNDEVVDILDAGIYATAEISKELYYDENDKCDRVQIKVLKNLFKENKHIDRDMSEKILGTDYFSMSSKKLEKEKYENILHIIKIEENAQDDDVKPDVEINLDDEDMLYPVEVKIQRDMYSVRELKTEYEEKMLILAPDFQREFVWTLRQQSELIESILMGIPLPMVYFFEGDAGIIQVVDGKQRLTSLFNFLDNLYPLSSLPILSHLRGLKYRDLKPAERTKIARHQFVTQTIIPPTPDKIKFDIFERVNRKGSTLNNQEMRNALYQGKSTELLNALANNKLFLKATDHGISPMRMKDKYMILRFLAFYLWKEKLLKDAQGNFVEYASNIDEFVGKTMYFLNKQDEFYINDLSTMFNETMELAYKLRKKDAFRIPSNERKRPINMALMESLGYLFSKIRKADKPEVFLSKINSLLKDQDFITSLTIRIDNTVSVEKRFKKIDEVLEEYKI from the coding sequence ATGAATTATTGGTTACTTTTAGGTTCACCTGATAAATGGTTCGGTGAGATGTCTGTAAATAATGCTAATGTTAATGAGGAATTGCTTAAGTTAGATGTAGAAGAGTGGAGAGTAAGAAAAGAATATTTTAAAGATGCAAAAATAGGTGATAAATGTGTTGTTAAAATAAGTAATGATACACGCTCTATAGAGAGACGAACACTCGTAAATGACGAAGTTGTTGATATTTTAGATGCAGGTATTTATGCCACTGCTGAAATTTCAAAAGAATTATATTATGATGAAAACGATAAATGTGATAGAGTTCAGATTAAAGTTTTGAAAAATTTATTTAAAGAAAATAAACATATTGATAGGGATATGTCTGAAAAAATTCTTGGCACTGATTATTTTTCAATGAGTAGTAAAAAATTAGAAAAAGAAAAATATGAAAATATACTACATATTATAAAAATTGAAGAAAATGCTCAAGATGATGATGTTAAACCTGATGTTGAAATAAATTTAGATGATGAGGATATGCTTTATCCTGTAGAAGTAAAAATACAAAGAGATATGTATTCCGTCAGAGAATTAAAAACGGAATATGAAGAAAAAATGTTGATTTTAGCACCTGATTTTCAACGAGAATTTGTTTGGACATTAAGACAACAATCAGAACTAATTGAGTCTATTTTAATGGGAATACCTCTTCCAATGGTGTATTTTTTTGAAGGTGATGCAGGAATTATTCAGGTAGTAGACGGGAAGCAAAGGCTAACTTCATTATTTAATTTTTTAGATAATTTATATCCTCTTTCTAGTTTACCAATACTTTCACACTTAAGAGGACTAAAATACAGGGATTTAAAACCTGCTGAACGAACAAAGATAGCGAGACATCAATTTGTAACACAGACTATTATTCCTCCGACTCCTGATAAAATAAAATTTGATATTTTTGAAAGAGTTAATAGAAAAGGTTCAACGCTTAACAATCAAGAAATGAGAAATGCATTATATCAAGGTAAATCAACGGAATTACTAAATGCTTTGGCTAATAATAAATTATTTTTGAAAGCTACAGATCACGGTATTAGCCCTATGCGAATGAAAGATAAATATATGATTTTAAGATTTCTAGCCTTTTATTTATGGAAAGAAAAGCTTTTAAAAGATGCGCAAGGAAATTTTGTTGAATATGCAAGTAACATTGATGAATTTGTCGGTAAAACTATGTATTTTTTAAATAAGCAGGACGAGTTTTATATTAATGACCTGTCAACAATGTTTAATGAAACTATGGAATTGGCGTATAAGTTAAGAAAAAAAGATGCATTCAGAATCCCAAGTAATGAGAGAAAAAGACCAATAAATATGGCTTTAATGGAGAGTTTGGGCTATTTATTTAGTAAAATTAGAAAAGCAGATAAGCCTGAAGTGTTTTTAAGTAAAATTAATAGTTTATTAAAAGATCAAGATTTTATCACTTCACTAACAATAAGAATTGATAATACAGTTAGCGTTGAAAAAAGATTTAAGAAGATTGATGAAGTTTTAGAGGAATATAAAATATGA
- a CDS encoding DUF4209 domain-containing protein yields MNERYPQNLIITVDDFVNSDCQKIINNIVGDSYSEYWSILSKKARERIDNGELKSGKILWIIADACSMMLNPNSKNEPFKPFAIMYQTNSRSAIVDDFTEDEIDFFENILEFCSDYRIKSRFADILWLKKSPKNIQHIEIAIENYQQFSLAYDNILDDSKSAWERAIKLSLWTKKSLELISNNLLAQFEKVDFADGYYLSYIEELLLLSQVDKRHYEEIIDKLELFANKFKTNKDFHRARSYFESCKNWTDDIDKLNKFIIEIAELYVLEAKSVNTLASGHFYENAIKEYRKVAGKHREKYDININDRIDEIHQEMNKSNLLSLDYMQPMDLGEVNLTELTNYSIKEVSDKNFEEALYRFANIYSSKDVNKLHKEATKSTEKFSISKLFGATHFASDGRVISKRAGMDFLDKESKDYEDSIFHEMVQSYDLEIDLITKASIIPAFQQLLFEHRITKDDLYSLCSTSSIIPAYRTVFWIEGLYFGFENNFIVSTHLLIPQIEHLVRVKMKEKGIKTSTISTDGIETENGLSTLLDNEKITEVLDETILFEFKALLTEQIGKNFRNNVAHGLCEVNTLRSIHAIYFWWLCLKLVLNNVPNGEDNK; encoded by the coding sequence ATGAATGAAAGATACCCACAAAATTTAATTATTACAGTTGATGATTTTGTAAATAGTGATTGTCAAAAAATTATTAATAATATTGTAGGTGATAGTTATTCTGAGTATTGGTCTATATTATCTAAAAAAGCAAGGGAAAGAATTGATAATGGAGAGTTGAAATCAGGAAAAATATTATGGATTATAGCTGATGCATGCTCTATGATGTTAAACCCTAATAGTAAAAATGAACCTTTTAAACCATTTGCAATAATGTATCAAACAAATAGTCGTTCTGCAATTGTTGATGACTTTACAGAGGATGAAATTGATTTTTTTGAAAATATTTTAGAATTTTGTAGTGATTATAGAATTAAAAGTCGTTTTGCAGATATTTTATGGTTAAAAAAATCTCCTAAAAATATACAACATATAGAAATAGCGATTGAAAACTATCAACAATTTTCTCTTGCATATGATAATATACTAGATGATTCTAAATCAGCTTGGGAAAGAGCTATAAAATTGTCTTTGTGGACTAAAAAATCTTTAGAATTAATTTCTAACAATCTTCTTGCACAATTTGAGAAGGTAGACTTTGCAGATGGATATTATCTTAGTTATATAGAAGAATTATTGTTGCTTTCTCAAGTTGATAAAAGGCATTACGAAGAAATAATTGATAAATTAGAATTATTTGCTAATAAATTTAAAACCAATAAAGATTTCCATAGAGCAAGAAGTTATTTTGAGTCTTGCAAAAATTGGACAGATGATATTGATAAGTTAAATAAATTTATAATAGAAATTGCAGAGTTATATGTACTTGAAGCTAAGTCAGTAAATACCTTAGCAAGTGGACATTTTTATGAAAATGCAATTAAAGAGTATAGAAAAGTAGCAGGAAAACATAGAGAAAAATACGATATCAACATTAATGATAGAATTGATGAAATCCATCAAGAAATGAATAAATCAAATTTACTATCATTAGATTATATGCAACCTATGGATTTAGGTGAAGTAAATTTAACAGAGCTTACAAATTATAGTATTAAAGAAGTTAGTGATAAAAATTTTGAAGAGGCACTATATAGGTTTGCAAATATATATTCTAGTAAGGATGTTAATAAACTACACAAAGAAGCTACTAAAAGTACAGAAAAATTTTCTATTAGTAAATTATTCGGAGCAACTCATTTTGCAAGTGATGGTAGAGTCATATCAAAAAGAGCAGGAATGGATTTTTTAGATAAAGAATCTAAAGATTATGAAGATTCTATTTTTCACGAGATGGTTCAAAGTTATGATTTAGAGATTGATTTAATTACAAAAGCCTCTATAATACCTGCTTTTCAACAATTGTTATTTGAACATAGAATTACTAAAGATGATTTATATTCACTTTGCTCTACCTCTTCAATTATTCCGGCATATAGAACTGTATTTTGGATAGAAGGTCTTTATTTTGGTTTTGAAAATAATTTTATTGTTTCAACTCATTTACTAATACCTCAAATAGAACACCTTGTTAGAGTTAAAATGAAAGAAAAAGGCATTAAAACATCTACAATAAGTACAGATGGAATCGAAACTGAAAATGGATTGAGTACATTACTGGATAATGAAAAAATTACAGAAGTGCTTGATGAAACTATTCTGTTTGAATTTAAAGCTCTACTCACTGAACAAATAGGTAAAAATTTCAGAAATAATGTAGCACATGGATTATGCGAAGTTAATACTTTAAGGTCAATACATGCAATATATTTTTGGTGGCTATGTTTAAAGTTAGTTCTAAATAATGTACCAAATGGGGAAGATAATAAATGA
- a CDS encoding AAA family ATPase produces the protein MIDKLHIEAFKCFERESLEFRNLTVLTGTNGSGKSSVIQSLLQLSLHSNRDYASPLLKYLDFISNFDEAVNFNMDVDKYTIAIDGFGGSLKYNFIRESMIEGHKDQGIAENISYSKGNLVFLSADRIGPQDTYDKNNNPLDRFGLNGEYAISFLENARKNKHKVIEDLIQHDGVSREFLDSQVNHWLTHILDTEIVTEEINGTNQVKAKFKNGNEFVRPKNIGSGISYLTSILIACLSANKENIIIIENPEIHMHPKAQSKLGEFLAFVASKGIQIIIETHNDHIINRFRYEVYEGNLKSDEIIIHYKEKDTSFEQIEITENGKFCDKNGENSFPSGFYDATLKEIFKINKGR, from the coding sequence ATGATAGATAAATTACATATTGAAGCATTTAAATGTTTTGAAAGAGAAAGTTTAGAATTTAGAAATCTAACAGTTTTAACTGGGACTAATGGAAGTGGAAAATCTTCTGTTATTCAGAGCTTATTACAATTGTCATTACATTCAAACCGTGATTATGCATCACCTCTGTTGAAGTATTTAGATTTTATTTCTAATTTTGATGAAGCAGTTAATTTTAATATGGATGTTGATAAATATACTATTGCGATAGATGGATTTGGTGGAAGTTTAAAATATAATTTTATTAGAGAATCTATGATAGAAGGTCATAAAGACCAAGGAATAGCTGAAAATATTTCTTATAGTAAGGGAAATTTAGTATTTCTATCTGCTGATAGAATAGGTCCGCAAGATACTTATGATAAGAATAATAATCCATTAGATAGATTTGGACTCAATGGAGAATATGCTATCAGTTTTTTAGAGAACGCAAGAAAAAATAAGCATAAAGTGATTGAAGACTTAATACAACACGATGGTGTAAGTAGAGAATTTTTAGATAGCCAAGTTAATCATTGGCTTACTCACATATTAGATACAGAAATTGTTACTGAAGAAATTAATGGTACAAATCAAGTGAAAGCTAAATTTAAAAATGGTAATGAATTTGTACGACCTAAAAATATTGGTTCAGGAATTAGTTATTTGACATCGATTCTCATTGCTTGTTTATCAGCAAATAAAGAAAATATTATTATCATAGAAAATCCTGAAATACATATGCACCCTAAAGCTCAATCTAAACTAGGAGAATTCTTAGCATTTGTAGCTTCTAAAGGTATTCAAATTATTATTGAAACACATAATGACCATATAATCAATCGTTTTAGATATGAAGTTTATGAAGGTAATTTAAAATCTGATGAAATAATTATTCATTACAAAGAGAAGGATACATCTTTTGAGCAAATAGAAATTACAGAAAATGGAAAATTTTGTGATAAGAATGGAGAAAATAGTTTTCCAAGTGGTTTTTATGATGCAACATTAAAAGAAATTTTTAAAATTAATAAGGGAAGATGA
- a CDS encoding site-specific DNA-methyltransferase — translation MTQLDSKSMNIINDNIEKLKQIFPEVFSEGKINFAKLQEELGTFAEDEAERYNFTWAGKSEAKRIAQTPSTGTLRPCKEESKDWDTTQNLYIEGDNLEVLKLLQKSYHKQVKMIYIDPPYNTGKDFVYKDNFKDNIKNYLEITGQVDSEGNRLSTNSDTNGRYHSDWLNMMYPRLKLARNLLKDDGVIFISIDDNEVANLRKLCDEIFGEDNFVADSIWRSTDNSNNDAKQFSSDYNHTLIYSKNPAWQPVKISDSAKQTHFKNPDNDPKGAYFDGNPLNSPNPRENLTYDLVSQTGYIIKPPKNGWRWSKETIQEKIETGEIRFTEDGKAIRRRTYLCDMQGLPPSNLWIDLDKTGHNRQSKYELLKMIPEDIFDTPKPVKLLKYILEISGTKEDDIVLDFFSGSATTAHSVMQINSEDCSKRKFICIQLPEETDGKSKAYKAGYKNICEIGKERIRRAGEKIRTDNADKDLSNLDIGFKVLKLDSSNIKTWDSNFENLEQNLLDSVENIKADRSPQDLLYEILLKYGLDLTLPIEEKNIHGKIVYNIGYGALVVCLDDEITIEVVEAIAEYIKSQVVYDEEKKKRHARVVFKDKSFADTNVKTNAIQVLKQFDIDEVVSV, via the coding sequence ATGACACAACTAGACAGCAAAAGTATGAACATAATAAATGACAATATAGAAAAATTAAAGCAGATTTTCCCCGAAGTATTTAGCGAGGGCAAGATAAACTTTGCTAAACTTCAAGAGGAGTTGGGCACATTTGCGGAGGATGAGGCAGAACGCTACAACTTCACATGGGCTGGAAAAAGCGAAGCCAAACGCATAGCTCAAACTCCAAGCACAGGAACACTTCGACCTTGCAAAGAAGAGAGTAAAGATTGGGACACCACACAAAACCTCTACATTGAGGGCGATAACTTAGAGGTGCTCAAACTCCTTCAAAAAAGCTACCACAAACAAGTCAAGATGATTTACATCGACCCACCTTACAACACAGGCAAAGATTTTGTCTATAAAGATAACTTCAAAGACAACATCAAAAACTATCTTGAGATAACTGGGCAAGTAGATAGTGAGGGAAACCGTCTAAGCACAAACAGCGACACAAACGGAAGATATCATAGCGACTGGCTGAACATGATGTACCCACGCCTTAAACTTGCACGAAATCTGCTCAAAGATGATGGGGTTATTTTTATCTCTATTGATGATAATGAAGTGGCAAATCTCAGAAAACTTTGTGATGAGATTTTTGGGGAGGATAATTTTGTAGCAGATAGTATTTGGCGGTCTACTGATAATAGTAATAATGATGCTAAACAATTTTCCTCAGACTATAATCATACACTCATTTATTCAAAAAATCCTGCTTGGCAACCAGTAAAAATATCTGATTCAGCAAAACAAACTCATTTTAAAAATCCAGATAATGACCCAAAGGGAGCATATTTTGATGGTAATCCTTTAAACTCACCAAATCCAAGGGAAAATCTTACATATGATTTAGTATCTCAAACTGGTTATATTATAAAACCACCAAAGAATGGGTGGAGATGGTCAAAAGAAACAATTCAAGAAAAAATCGAAACAGGTGAGATAAGATTTACAGAAGATGGAAAAGCTATTAGAAGAAGAACTTACTTGTGTGATATGCAAGGCTTACCTCCTTCTAATTTATGGATAGATTTAGATAAGACAGGTCATAACCGACAATCAAAATATGAATTATTAAAGATGATACCAGAAGATATTTTCGATACTCCAAAACCTGTTAAATTATTGAAATATATTTTAGAAATATCAGGAACAAAAGAAGATGATATTGTTCTTGATTTCTTTTCAGGTTCAGCAACAACTGCACATTCAGTTATGCAAATCAACAGTGAAGATTGTAGTAAGAGAAAGTTTATTTGTATTCAATTACCAGAGGAAACAGATGGAAAAAGTAAAGCCTACAAAGCAGGATACAAAAACATCTGTGAAATAGGCAAAGAACGCATCCGCCGTGCGGGGGAAAAGATTAGAACAGACAATGCAGACAAAGACCTCTCAAACCTCGATATCGGCTTCAAAGTCCTAAAACTCGATAGCTCAAATATCAAAACATGGGATAGTAACTTTGAGAACTTAGAACAAAATCTTCTCGATAGCGTTGAAAACATCAAAGCCGACAGAAGCCCACAAGACCTACTCTACGAAATACTCCTAAAATACGGACTGGACTTAACTTTGCCGATAGAAGAAAAAAACATACATGGTAAAATAGTCTATAACATAGGCTATGGAGCATTAGTCGTTTGCCTCGATGATGAGATAACCATAGAAGTAGTAGAAGCCATAGCCGAGTATATCAAGAGCCAAGTAGTCTATGACGAAGAGAAGAAAAAACGCCACGCAAGAGTAGTCTTCAAAGATAAAAGCTTTGCAGATACTAATGTCAAAACTAATGCTATACAAGTGTTGAAACAGTTTGATATTGATGAAGTTGTGAGTGTGTAA
- a CDS encoding retron system putative HNH endonuclease, whose translation MRKLTRPAEPATLAIARQNYNGTPSQDEAWKKFDKNEVRTKLKQAQNNLCAYCEVSLSSNTRIDHFKPKKLHYSLTFDWNNLTLSCDEIGSCDNKKGGNFESYWINPYLDDPNGKFEFFANGQIKGTSQDAQNIIKDFGLDCPNLESKRKSIFTTLQETILALIGEPEALEAYLESDYPMMFPTEYNQVIERTIGAK comes from the coding sequence ATGAGAAAATTAACAAGACCAGCGGAACCTGCTACATTAGCTATAGCTAGACAAAACTATAATGGTACACCTTCTCAAGATGAAGCATGGAAAAAATTTGATAAAAATGAAGTTAGAACAAAACTTAAACAAGCTCAAAACAATCTTTGCGCATATTGTGAAGTATCTTTATCTAGTAATACTCGTATAGACCATTTTAAACCTAAAAAATTACATTACTCATTAACTTTTGATTGGAATAATTTAACACTTTCTTGTGATGAAATTGGCTCATGTGATAATAAAAAAGGTGGTAATTTTGAAAGCTACTGGATAAATCCTTATTTAGATGATCCGAATGGAAAATTTGAATTTTTTGCTAATGGACAAATTAAAGGGACTTCACAAGATGCTCAAAATATTATTAAAGATTTTGGATTGGATTGCCCCAACTTGGAATCAAAAAGAAAAAGTATTTTTACCACATTACAAGAAACTATATTAGCTTTAATAGGAGAACCCGAAGCATTGGAAGCTTATTTAGAAAGTGATTATCCTATGATGTTTCCAACGGAATATAATCAAGTTATTGAAAGAACAATTGGAGCAAAATAA
- a CDS encoding tyrosine-type recombinase/integrase — MSRIKSKKYSGVYLNKLEDGDISYSVMYKDEDNKTKRFTIGKKSNGITETYAYNKRNEFVNKIKLGEEPTAVTNKKKKDIITLDSVAVESYEQKEKHNRNNQKSKRKYEIHVSPTLGKRDIRSITSADVEKLQTLKLKSFSPKMVNTILGELSTVFNYGIDKEIIALNPIKKVKSLKVDNTRERYLNKDEISLLLKRTKEDEQIHIFTLLALTTGARANAIASLTPRDINFDTKIINILDEKNNERYTAFLANDELESLLRNRTLGKKVFALILEDNNPNVYNQISYKMASLLDTLFNKGITETKHRVVIHSLRHTFASHLAINGTPIFTIQKLLNHKDINMTLRYAKLAPDSGRESVQGLLL, encoded by the coding sequence ATGAGTAGAATCAAAAGTAAAAAATATTCTGGGGTGTACCTTAACAAACTGGAAGATGGTGATATAAGTTACTCAGTCATGTATAAAGATGAAGATAACAAAACCAAGAGATTCACAATTGGTAAAAAATCAAATGGTATTACTGAAACATACGCTTATAATAAACGGAATGAATTTGTCAATAAAATAAAGTTGGGTGAAGAACCGACGGCGGTCACCAACAAAAAGAAAAAAGATATTATCACCCTTGATAGTGTGGCAGTTGAAAGCTATGAACAAAAAGAAAAACATAATCGTAACAATCAAAAATCAAAAAGAAAATACGAAATACATGTATCCCCTACTCTCGGCAAAAGAGATATTAGAAGTATAACATCCGCTGATGTAGAAAAATTACAAACTTTGAAATTAAAAAGTTTTTCTCCAAAAATGGTTAATACGATTTTAGGCGAACTAAGCACTGTCTTTAATTATGGAATTGATAAAGAGATAATCGCACTCAATCCTATAAAAAAAGTAAAATCTCTTAAAGTAGATAATACCAGAGAACGCTATTTAAACAAAGATGAAATCTCTCTATTATTGAAACGCACAAAAGAAGATGAACAAATTCATATATTCACATTACTTGCATTAACTACAGGTGCCAGAGCAAATGCAATTGCTTCATTAACTCCAAGAGATATAAATTTTGATACTAAGATTATAAATATCCTTGATGAAAAAAATAATGAGAGATATACAGCTTTTTTGGCTAACGATGAGTTGGAATCTCTATTGCGGAATCGAACTCTCGGTAAAAAAGTTTTTGCTCTTATTTTGGAAGATAATAATCCAAATGTATACAATCAAATATCTTATAAAATGGCTTCTCTACTTGACACATTATTCAATAAAGGAATTACTGAGACCAAACACAGAGTAGTAATTCACTCTTTACGCCACACATTCGCTTCACATCTTGCAATAAACGGCACTCCTATTTTTACAATTCAAAAGCTACTCAATCATAAAGATATAAACATGACTTTGAGATATGCCAAATTAGCTCCCGACTCAGGTCGTGAAAGCGTACAGGGATTGTTATTGTGA